The Herbaspirillum sp. RTI4 genome has a segment encoding these proteins:
- a CDS encoding histidine phosphatase family protein: protein MTDILLIRHGETDWNVERRLQGFKDIPLNAQGQLQAERLALALRSEALDAIYCSDLERARQTAVALANPHGIVPQIDPALRERCFGAFEGLQHADIETLYPQQYAAWQRRDLDARYPDGDQPAETLRDFMTRSVAAVTRLAAMEHRGQREQHERRCIAIVTHGGVLECLHRAATGASIATVRDFEIFNASINRFHWDGVALHLKNWGDVAHLPQAALDETVR, encoded by the coding sequence ATGACCGACATCCTGTTGATCCGCCACGGCGAAACTGACTGGAATGTGGAGCGGCGACTACAGGGCTTCAAGGACATCCCCCTCAACGCGCAAGGCCAGCTGCAGGCCGAGCGGCTGGCGCTGGCCTTGCGCAGCGAAGCGCTGGACGCGATTTACTGTAGCGATCTCGAACGCGCCCGGCAAACCGCCGTGGCGCTGGCCAATCCGCACGGCATCGTGCCGCAGATTGATCCGGCCTTGCGCGAACGCTGTTTCGGCGCATTCGAGGGACTGCAGCATGCCGACATCGAGACCCTTTATCCGCAGCAATACGCGGCCTGGCAGCGGCGCGATCTCGATGCACGCTACCCGGACGGCGATCAGCCCGCCGAAACCTTGCGCGACTTCATGACCCGCAGCGTGGCGGCTGTTACTCGACTGGCAGCAATGGAACATCGTGGGCAACGCGAACAACATGAGCGGCGATGTATCGCCATCGTTACGCATGGCGGTGTGCTGGAATGCCTGCACCGCGCTGCGACCGGCGCATCGATAGCCACCGTGCGCGATTTTGAAATTTTCAACGCCAGCATTAACCGCTTCCACTGGGATGGCGTGGCGCTGCACCTGAAAAACTGGGGCGACGTCGCGCATTTGCCGCAAGCCGCGCTGGATGAGACCGTCAGGTAG